From the Trifolium pratense cultivar HEN17-A07 linkage group LG4, ARS_RC_1.1, whole genome shotgun sequence genome, the window AGAAATGAAAAGATTTCGGTAAACACAAAACGTTTACCAAGGTTTGCAATGATGATAATGGGGAGGGAAATTAATTTGGGTGTTATTGAATCGAAAAGACACAAACCTGTCTAGTTGAGATTAACGAATGAATCGTTTAGTTGGTTTTGAGTTGTCAAAAGTCACGTGTGATTTGATAAACGTTTTGGATGGTTGGATCTACAGAGTGTGTCATCCGATGGTTGATGTTAAACGGATGACTTTCTGACTTACATACTAACCACCGTCCGATTAAAACGAGTTTTAAATGGCACGTTGGTTGATGTAAACGCGTGTGCGAAGGCTGCACCGGATAAATGAGAcgattttacttatttatttttgttagtcAGTTTATTTTTGTCGTAGAAGGAACTTAGTGTCTCGGTCGTATTATTAGGGTTACGGTCTAAATCTCACGGCGTATTCGTCCACAAActcaactttcaattttttatttttatcaaaaaaattaacttctCATTTTATTAGCTATGCTCTcggataaattttaatttaagtttGTCGGAGAAGGAACTTAGTGTCTCGGTCGTATTGTTAGGGTTACGGTCTAAATCTCACGGCGTATTCGTCCACAAActcaactttcatttttttatttttctcaaaaaatttaacttcTCATTTTATTAGCTATGCTCTcggataaattttaatttaagtttGTCGGAGAAGGAACTTAGTGTCTCGGTCGTATTGTTAGGGTTACGGTCTAAATCTCACGGCGTATTCGTCCACAAActcaactttcatttttttatttttctcaaaaaatttaacttcTCATTTTATTAGCTATGCTCTcggataaattttaatttaactttGTCGGAGAAGGAACTTAGTGTATCGGTCGTATTATTAGGGTTACGGTCTAAATCTCACGGCGTATTCGTCCACAAAatcaactttcatttttttatttttctcaaaaaatttaacttcTCATTTTATTAGCTATGCTCTcggataaattttaatttaactttGTCGGAGAAGGAACTTAGTGTCTCGGTCGTATTATTAGGGTTACGGTCTAAATCTCACGGCGTATTCGTCCACAAAatcaactttcatttttttatttttctcaaaaaatttaacttcTCATTTTATTAGCTATGCTCTcggataaattttaatttaagtttGTCGGAGAAGGAACTTAGTGTATCGGTCGTATTATTAGGGTTACGGTCTAAATCTCACGGCGTATTCGTCCACAAAatcaactttcatttttttatttttctcaaaaaatttaacttcTCATTTTATTAGCTATGCTCTcggataaattttaatttaagtttGTCGGAGAAGGAACTTAGTGTATCGGTCGTATTATTAGGGTTACGGTCTAAATCTCACGGCGTATTCGTCCACAAAatcaactttcatttttttatttttctcaaaaaatttaacttcTCATTTTATTAGCTATGCTCTcggataaattttaatttaagtttGTTGGAGAAGTAACTTAGTGTATCGGTCGTATTATTAGGGTTACGGTCTAAATCTCATGGCGTATTCGTCCACAAActcaactttcatttttttatttttctcaaaaaatttaacttcTCATTTTATTAGCTATCCTCTcggataaattttaatttaagtttGTCGGAGAAGGAACTTAGTGTATCGGTCGTATTATTAGGGTTACGGTCTAAATCTCACGGCGTATTCGTCCACAAAatcaactttcatttttttatttttctcaaaaaatttaacttcTCATTTTATTAGCTATGCTCTcggataaattttaatttaagtttGTCGGAGAAGTAACTTAGTGTATCGGTCGTATTATTAGGGTTACGGTCTAAATCTCATGGCGTATTCGTCCACAAActcaactttcatttttttatttttctcaaaaaatttaacttcTCATTTTATTAGCTATGCTCTcggataaattttaatttaagtttGTCGGAGAAGGAACTTAGTGTATCGATCGTATTGTTAGGGTTACGGTCTAAATCTCACGGCGTATTCGTCCACAAAatcaactttcatttttttatttttctcaaaaaatttaacttcTCATTTTATTAGCTATGCTCTcggataaattttaatttaagtttGTCGGAGAAGTAACTTAGTGTATCGGTCGTATTATTAGGGTTACGGTCTAAATCTCATGGCGTATTCGTCCACAAActcaactttcatttttttatttttctcaaaaaatttaacttcTCATTTTATTAGCTATGCTCTcggataaattttaatttaagtttGTCGGAGAAGGAACTTAGTGTATCGATCGTATTGTTAGGGTTACGGTCTAAATCTCACGGCGTATTCGTCCACAAAatcaactttcatttttttatttttctcaaaaaatttaacttcTCATTTTATTAGCTATGCTCTcggataaattttaatttaagtttGTCGGAGAAGTAACTTAGTGTATCGGTCGTATTATTAGGGTTACGGTCTAAATCTCACGGCGTATTCGTCCACAAActcaactttcaattttttatttttctcaaaaaaattaacttctCATTTTATTAGCTATGCTCTcggataaattttaatttaacttctcattttatttCTCTCGGATAAATTTAACTATATTTGAGAGTTTATATCTTCTACATTAATTCTGAGAGTAGAGCTATATGTGCTgcattaaattatatataatcacAGCCCTGTGTGATGTTGGATGGCTGAGATTTATCATATCAACTTTTAATCACAAGCATTAATGTTTATCTGACGGTAGCCACGCCTAGTAGATTGACGCATGCTCTGTACCCAATCATAGTCTCAAATAATGCTATATTAAGACCTCATTCATTCATGTTTcgaaaaccctaatttctcaATACTCATTTCTTCTCTCCATCTAATTCGAAAACCctaaattcacaatttttctCAGACAATGTCTTCCTCATCTGTTGCAAACTCAATGGCAGTCCAAATCCCAGACTGTGGTTGCAATAAACCAATGAGGATGTACATATCCAATTCAGGCGAAAATCCTAAACGACGATATTGGAAATGTCCAACTCATGGGGTAGGTTTGCTAACATATCGTTGTATACTTGGTAATTCTGTTTCGATCATACTTTGTTAGGACTTAGGGTTGAATAAGATTTTGTtgattgaaatttaatttgaaattacaTTTGCAGGGAGTTCAAAGTTGTAATCTTTTCGTTTGGGATGACGAAATTGAAGGCCACCCTCCTTATGTGCGTCCAACTGCTCGTCCAAATGCTCGTCCAAATGTTCGATCAAATGTTCGTCAATCAGAACCTGGACCCAGAAATTTTTTGGATTACAAAGACTCAGAGAGAAACTGTGGGACAAACAGTTGTGGTTGCAACTGCTCAGAATTGTTCCAAGATGTGGCTTCAATTCttaaagaaaatcaatttaataagggggagaagatgaagatgaaactgCACAACGAAAGGAAGACATCAAAAATGTTTAAGAATTTGTTGTTTTGTTCTTggattattttctttgtttatgtTATAATGTTTACTTAATTAATTTAAGTAATTTTGTTCGAAATTTTTAATTTCCCAAATATTGTTGGATTGTGataatcgtttttttttttttaatcttaatttttaCAAGTTTTGGTTTGTAAAATCGAAGTTTAAAATTCAATGAATGTGGACTAAAGAAGTGGACATTAGGGATATGCAAAAGATTGGTTAGAGTGATTATAGGGTTGTGGAGTCATTATAGCGTTTTTCAACTTCCCAAAGTTaataaatctgaaaaaatatacctcttatttgagcttatcaatACAATACCCTAACTAACTGCTAACCAATTAATTTAGACATAGGGGCATGGAATTGGAGTTTActcttaaatagtagtgaaattGGAGTTTACTCGAAAAGTATACCCAAAATCAGATGTTTATTGAGCTTATCAACTTCCTTCATAGTAGTGAAATTTGAGTTTACTCAAAATAAAATCTTATAGTTATTTGAAAACTAAGTGAACTACGACTATCCTGACTCTTAATGGAGTTGTTTCGATTTTCACCAAAACAATGTCTTTTTTCCATAACATggtcttgttttttttttgtttgacataACAATGAATAATCGACGAAGCAATTTAACAACATAGATATATCAGGCCAAATAAGGTAGAGTTTAACTGATTGCATTCAAAATACCACATTGCATTCAAAATATGTTGACAAACACATATGTGTTTGTCAACTGATGTCTGGCTACATATAAAAGTAGCATTTTTACACTTAATATTCAACAACtacataattaaacataaaacaGAAATAAACACATCAACCAAACTTCGATTCAGCCGAACATCAAGTGAAGTCAGTTACAAGTCTACTAACGTATCAATGAAACAACAATTAGGTCGTAAGGCGGATTCATAGAAAACTGGAGGATGTCACCAACTTTTGGCTTGTGCAAATCAACATAGTCATACCAACCATCACCAATGTATCTCTGCAACGAGCGTCCGGAATTTAAAATAGCACATTCATAAGTACGCTTCGTCTGCGCAGATCGCAGGTTAATCTCGGTCTTCCCTAATAGAGCTTGCTTCACAACCCAGCTAGGAATATGCTGTAAAAATAGGATAAATACGCCGTGAGATGATAAATTCAATCACTAAAACAAAGTCAATAACAGTTAATACATTTGGTTAGTTATTGGTGTTAAactaaaacaaattcaaaaacagTTAAACTAATACCAGtgtctgtttttttttcaatctctGCATAGCTTTAGTTACTGGTGTTATCCATACCACCTTTTCTTTTCTGACCACCTTAGGAGCAACATTCTGAACAGCCGTCTTACCAACCCTCCTAGCACCGTTGTTATCAGCCGTCTTATCAACCTTATTAGCACCGTTGTTATCAGCATTCCTATCAACCCTCCTAGAAACCCTCCTAGCAAACCCCTTAGCAACATTATCACCTTCATCGTCTGAACTTATCCATATTGCGTCAAAAGGTTCTGTCTTAACTGGTACCACGCCTATTGTCCTAAATAAACAAAGGGAAACAACAAACGATTGTAAAAGTTCATACATCAATAAACGAACACAAAACATACCTAATAAGGAAGCGATAAGCATCAACAACTCAAATAACAACCTCTACAACAAAGACAAAATTTGGTAAATCAACCAACCATCAACGTTTCAGATCTTGatgtatgaaaaaatataaaatttgtgatttaacaaaacttcttttttactctttttatcaaaaaaatcacATGCATATCTTATTGAAGACATTTACAGggtaattttttcaaaactaaCTCCTATAAAACGATTACAAAGCACAATAACACTTAAATCCTAAAAACATGCgatgaaaagaaattaaaaacactAACTCAGTCATAGCAAACGACAACGAATAATACAAACCCATGTTGTCGATCAAAAGCGAAAGCGAAAAACAGTGGAAAGACCAACCTTTGCTTCGATGAGGACGCCATTCTGGTTGCTCCGATCTTCAGTTTTTGACACTTAGAAGAGAAGGGTAAGGGTTTCGTATTCGTTCGTGATGTTGGAGAAGGGAAAAGTGAAAATCTTTCGTTTCCCTAGGAAAATATTAAGTACCGAGTACCAAGACACAAAAGGGAAATCTTTTGGTTTCCACCCATATGTGGTGTGGTTATGGTATCCGTTCAAAAGAAAACTTTTGGTTTCCACGCACGTGTGTGTTTgcatttattcaatttttaaaattttactccttattgggaaaaaaattacaatttataattttaaaaattaaaatttatttaatttactttacaattttttttaatatttatatttattaagaaaaattacaatatataatttggatatgcaaaaatcgatccaaattaaaccgcataatattggatcggattttttttatttgtaatccAAAACAGAAgcaaaccgcaaatgaatttattttcagatcggatgagtttttgtctcaaaaccgatccaaaccgaaccgcgagcaggTAAATTCGAGCGAGGTGGAACATTTAGTTTATTTAGTTTATCGGTGTCGGACATAATTTAGTATAATTATTAGTGTCgttgtcggacaccgacacagACACGCCTAATCTAAAGATTATCGGTGTCGGACATAATTTAGTATAATTGTTAGTATCGGTGCCGGACACCGACACAGACACACCTAACCTAAGGAGCATCGGTGCTTCCTAGTCCGAAACCCTATAGTGGTAGGTAGAACAGCCACAATTTCTAGCAACAATTACCAATGGTACTTATTAGTTTACAaagaaaccattttttttttcttttttacgtcgaacatatatttttttgaggTATGGGGTGATTTTGTTTCCTTTATGCCTTTATGTTTTGTTGGTTTTGCAACTCATCTCATTTTCACACTTTTTATGATAGCAAAATATATGTTCATACCACAAATAGAAATACCATAATATATTCATAATTGTTCAAGCttaaaaaaaagacatacaAATCACCGAGTCATTAAACATAGTTCATACATAATTAAAACACCATTGATTACAACACCATAGATATCAAAGCAGTAGGACATAGAAAGAGGACGCGGTCCAATCAACGACGATCTTCGCGGCGGATCAACTTCACTATCAAGCGGGTCTTAGAGCTCGGCACAATGAAGTTCAACTTGTCACCAATCCTTGGCTTTAGGTCTTCCAAATAGTCATACCAACCATCTCCAAGATATCTCACAAACATCCCTCTGTCGGGCGGAGCCAAAATACTGCACGGATAAGTACGGCCGTTGTCCACTGAATCCAAAATAATACCTTTCTTATGAAACAACACTGATTGAACGATCCAAGATGGGACATGCTGCACAGTTTGCAAACATTAGTAATAACAATGAGAGATTAAACTATAATTAGTAATACATAAAACCATAAACTAAACTCATAAACATGTTAAAAAAACTCAGTCATACCAAACAGATTACTAACTCAGTCATAAACTTACCAATGTTTGAGGCTTCCTCCAATTCCCAAGAGCCGCAGTAACCTCCTTTGACCAGCCCCATTCACCAAAACGATCCTCAACAACCTCTTCATCATCCGAGCTGATGTAGATTGTTTCAATCTCTTCCTCAATGTGGacaacatttttgtttttgttcctaTTTCAAAGCCACAGATTATAGTTTAAATACACCATTTcggaataaataaaaaaaaattaaaaatgcaaCGAAATCTACatgcaatcatcatataagcAAGTTACAGTGaccatttcattatttttaattttttcggcaAATAAACATGAACAACTACATGAACTGCTgacaaaagttttaaaaaaatcaaatttttcctCTTTTTAATTAGAGATCCAACATCAATCAACTATTTTCTCCTTTTTTAACAAAGGATTCTTATagatcaatattaaaaaaaaagtattttttaaaaaaaaaaaagaagaaacaacaataaaaaaaacgagCATGGCATCTGaatcaaaataacaaaaaacaacaatagaAACGGCGTTAACTACACGAACAGCTCGAAGACATGGGTATGATGCAAAAGTAGAAACCTTTTAAACAACAACATCAGAGGAAAGACGAGTTTTTTACTACGGCGAATGACAAATCTAACCTTTGCTTCGACGATGATGCCGTCGCTCTCGTCGATCTTGTCATTCTTCAACTTCAGAACGGATAGAAgtgtttgttgtttttttgtgGACTTAAtggagaaggagaagaagtaTGGAGAAGGAGTGGAAGTGAAGAGGTTTAGTATGTGTTTGTATTGGAAAACGCGATACCTACAGTTACACGCATATATCCGTTCCAATATCACAATGAAACCATTTGGGTTCCACGCACGTTTGGCGTATCCTAACTTctccctttttattttatttttaataacaaaatttaacacagatctaaaaaaaaaattataaaattttattacaattttttttttattataaccacatttagaaaaagtattccgacaataacgcacgagtcaaattcgagcgaggtggaatatttagtttatttcattttaatgtgcaaatcatctcatttgattgagtatatgtcgtattgacgagataataggtcgtagagtagctcgggtgaatcggatcataaccacatttagaaaaagtattccgacaataacgcacgagtcaaattcgagcgaggtggaatatttagtttatttcattttaatgtgcaaatcatctcatttgattgagtatatgtcgtattgacgagataataggtcgtagagtagctcgggtgaatcggatcataaccacatttagaaaaagtattccgacaataacgcacgagtcaaattcgagcgaggtggaatatttagtttatttcattttaatgtgcaaatcatctcatttgattgagtatatgtcgtattgacgagataataggtcgtagagtagctcgggtgaatcggatcataaccacatttagaaaaagtattccgacaataacgcacgagtcaaattcgagcgaggtggaatatttagtttatttcattttaatgtgcaaatcatctcatttgattgagtatatgtcgtattgacgagataataggtcgtagagtagctcgggtgaatcggatcataaccacatttagaaaaagtattccgacaataacgcacgagtcaaattcgagcgaggtggaatatttagtttatttcattttaatgtgcaaatcatctcatttgattgagtatatgtcgtattgacgagataataggtcgtagagtagctcgggtgaatcggatcataaccacatttagaaaaagtattccgacaataacgcacgagtcaaattcgagcgaggtggaatatttagtttatttcattttaatgtgcaaatcatctcatttgattgagtatatgtcgtattgacgagataataggtcgtagagtagctcgggtgaatcggatcataaccacatttagaaaaagtattccgacaataacgcacgagtcaaattcgagcgaggtggaatatttagtttatttcattttaatgtgcaaatcatctcatttgattgagtatatgtcgtattgacgagataataggtcgtagagtagctcgggtgaatcggatcataaccacatttagaaaaagtattccgacaataacgcacgagtcaaattcgagcgaggtggaatatttagtttatttcattttaatgtgcaaatcatctcatttgattgagtatatgtcgtatTGACGAGATAATAGGAATTTAACCCTTGGCAAAAACCTATCGTTAATAATGCCTCGTTTAATTTGAGTAAGTTGggatatttattattatttattttttgtaatccacttattttaaaatgactttatgtttggtcctttttatttaatttaatgtaatttaaatgTGTTATAGAAACTAAATAtagatctaattttttttgaaacatgatctaagtgtataaatatataattacgGAATGAAACATTTACAAATGAAATTGTCACAGTCTAGCGGATATGTTATTTGTCCATCATGTTCAGGTCCCTGGTTCGAACCTCCTatgttccatttttttttttaatttatttccacTGCAGTTAACagttaaaaacaaatttaaaaatgtaGCAAACAAGATTCGAACCCACATCCTGCTTGCAATATGAAACACCTTAAACCACTGACACACTTGTAAACCATTTGCATTATTATGCATTATGAATCTTAAAATAATATCACATTCAACCTtcagttttataaaatttgcaTCAAGAAAACCTTCCAACCGTCAATATAAGCCTGAATCAGTGTTCATATTCAGCAAACAATATGAACTTGCATCAATTTCTCAAACTTTAATAAAActtgtaaaaattaaatttaacaaACATCGAATCCcaaactttaattttgtttcaatATCTCCAAAATAATTATCCACAAACATTACACCCAAAATCATCCATAAACATTACCTAACTATTACCAAAATACATTCAAATCTACTCAAAATAGTCAATCATTCTTAGCAGATTTCATAACATGTTGTAGCAGACCATAGCATGAACTTTGACCAACATTCGTTCCATGTTGCATTCCTTGTTGCATTCCAGGTTGCAGTCCATACATTGGGTATATGGGTTGTAGGGGCATCGGTTGAATCATCGGATGTACGATAGGCATCATAGGATACAGTTGTTGATTCATAATTCTGCTTGTGCTCTGTAATTCCATATGTTCAGGTGTCGTAACGGTAGCAGCGCGGTATCTCGGCGGATACAAAGTTTTGTTTTGCACACTTCTTTGAACATTGCaagcttcttttcttttccttttctgaAAAATCAACATAATTGCTTATATAATTACGCAATAtttaaaccaaaaccaaatcaGCAATTTGGCTTTCAGAATATAATaaccaaataacaaaaaatacaaatataatacCTCAGCAATTTGGCTTACAGAATCAGAAATCGACACCGAGTACAAATCGACATTCGGTTCTGCCACTTGTTCTGTCGTTTGTTGTTTACCCTGCAAATTTAACAATATCAATTACAATGCTCGATAACCAGTAAAACATTATATAAAACTGACAAACAAATAATGATTTATTACAATTACCGAACATCTCTTCGAATTAGGAGTTGTATTTTTGCCATTTGAACGGCGCCTGCCAGATTTTGCGacattattctttttctttggaGCACCTTTACACTTAACCATAACTGGATCGCCTACTGCTGACTTTTGTGTACCGATTGCATCATCATCTTTACTGCAATACTTTTTTTTCAGCTGCATCAGGTCTTCCATTATTTGTGCATAAACACCATCTTTTTTTGAAGCTTCTTTGCAGAACTCTGTTAAAACAGTACAATATGAACCAAAACGAGCTTCGGCAATCGTATTCAAATCAACATTATCATTAAAATTGCTGGTGTTCAAAAACTGAATTTTTGCATCCTTGGTCCATCGCGTCAAAACCAAATTGCTTGGGATACGATCAACGTGTTCTTCCTTCATTACGTAAAAAATATGAGAACACGGAATGCCACGGGACTCAAACCTCTTACATGAACACTCAAATGTCGAACCATCATAAACAACACTTCTTTCATAACCATCCTTACAATATTTTGTCAATCTATAAGCCTTCCTACCCCCGACTTCGCTTTTCTCCCTAACTATCAATTCACCGGCTTTCAATATTTCATGTCTAACTTCTTTGAAAAGCTCCGCCGTATATATTTTACCAGCATGACTCTCAATCACATGCAGTTGCGTCGACAACACAGGATCTGTAGACGATGATTTAAAATCAGCAACCAACTCATTATTTCTATAATCTCTCAAAGCCTGATCAAAGTtgttcataaattcaaaaatgcATCCTTGCTTCCTGACATAACTCTTAATTATTGCATTAACAGCTTCGCACTGCGACGTAGTTCTTATACGTCCAAAAAAATTATCTCGTAGATATGCAGTAGCCCACAGTGACCTATTCTCGTACGTTTTGACTACCCAAGGATGTCCTTGCACTCCATTTTCTTTAATCATTTGTGACCAATACTCTTCAAATTCATCTATTGTAAAATTTGAGTACATGGCCTTTGAAAAACCGTCCAAAAAATTATTTCCGTTCTTCACATTCTCACTTGCATTCTTATTCAAATGCCAAGCACATAACCTATGGTTAGCATCGGGAAATATCTGTTTTATGGCCTCTCTCATTGCCCCATCCCCATCTGTTACCACCGCTTTTGGTTGTTTACCTTCCATGCATTCTAGGAAACACCTCAACACCCACTTATACGTCTCCGTCGTTTCATCTGACACCAATGCAGCACCAAAAATTACTGTTTGAGAGTGGTGGTTACACCCTGAAAATACAACCAACGGATAGTTGTACTTGTTCTTCCTGTAAGTCGTGTCAAATGCAAGCACatcaccaaaacaaaaatagtcGGTCCTACTAATCCCATCAGCCCAAAAAAGAGTCTTCATTCTTCCATTAACGTTGTCTACAGCATACTCAGCATAAAGCATGGGATCACTAGACGACTTCATATTCAGGTAGTTTAAAGCTGCGGCAACATCACCATCTTTAATAACAGCacgcatttttttatcaaaatagttGTACAAATCTTTCTTTGTAAAACCAACATCAGCATATCCACCCTTCTGTGCAACCATGTACCCCATTATATGACATGTTCTAATGCCACGTTTCTGAAGACTATCCACCTGAGCCTTATCTACTTCAGAAATTTTACGATATACGGGGTGTAAGTGCACAAACCTAGCTGGGGTTAATTCATGGTTATGAGTCTCTTCAAAAGCTGAAACTACATATCTATCTTTTTCAGCTTTGTATTTCACACGAAGCCTGGCTCCACATTTAGTGCGGGTCAACCGTCTATGTTCTAATTTCCTATCTACCCTAACTAAGTGTCTCTTCTCTCTTACACCGTGTTTGTTGCATACAAACTGCTtcatttttattactttattacCTTCACTACCTCTTACCCTACTATCACCTTTCCTAACAGCAAAACCATTATACTTACCATAACGGTAATAAAAGTCATAAGCTTCATTAAGAGTGGCAAATTCCATAGAACGAATTTCTTCAGCAGTTATGGTATCAAACCTTATCTGGCTATTGCATCCAACTGCATCTCCATCATCATTGCCATTATCAGCTGAATGATCGCCATCCACTGAACTTTGATTCATATTAGATATCGAATAACTTTCTTCATCGTCCAACTCCTCGTCCCATGAATCACGTTCACTTGAATGAATGGAAtcaacatcaacatcaacatcagCAGACTCATCATAGTTTTCCATTGTTATCCTGAATTAACACAAGTTGTCACCAAACAAAACTCAGCTCAGCATCAATTACAAAACCACCATATTACCTAAACACTAAAATCAAAAGGTATCTAACCTAATTCCCAAATTAATTTACGACCTCCACTAGAAAACCCTAATTCacaaattgaaatcaaatttaacaaacccaaattaatatttgatatcATTATATCTTAATACctaattacaaataaagttgTAAATCGTTTACCTTAATACGACTCAATACGAGACGAGCATCTGATTTTTGAATGTCGAACTCGAACTTCGTTCAACAATGGTGGAGGAGAACGATAGAGTCTAAGATAAATGAGGTTGGGTGGTGAGAAAATAAGATGTTGATGAACGATGAAACGACGAAGTTGAAGAAATCACTTCGTTCAACAATGGTGGACGAAGAACAAACAGGTTGGCTGGTGAATGGGGAAATACGAACAATGAAACAACAGATATTgtgatttgattatttgattatttgattatttgatttgattatttgatttgattatttgggaattatgattaataaaacaatattaagtttggggtaattttgtaagttttaatttgttaggGACTTGTTTGCAACATGAAGATGTATGGTAAGCCTTCTACACCATATAATCTTATGTGGCAATTGACTAATTCAACTGTTTCATTAATTGGACACGGTGGCGACTTCTTTCAAGAAGTGAGTTTTTTGACTTCTTCCTAGAATTTTccttattatttatatgtttataagtttcTCTTTCATAATTTTTCTCCCAAGTGGCAACCTCTCCTTAATCTATGTAATAGGTGG encodes:
- the LOC123882283 gene encoding uncharacterized protein LOC123882283: MKEEHVDRIPSNLVLTRWTKDAKIQFLNTSNFNDNVDLNTIAEARFGSYCTVLTEFCKEASKKDGVYAQIMEDLMQLKKKYCSKDDDAIGTQKSAVGDPVMVKCKGAPKKKNNVAKSGRRRSNGKNTTPNSKRCSGKQQTTEQVAEPNVDLYSVSISDSVSQIAEKRKRKEACNVQRSVQNKTLYPPRYRAATVTTPEHMELQSTSRIMNQQLYPMMPIVHPMIQPMPLQPIYPMYGLQPGMQQGMQHGTNVGQSSCYGLLQHVMKSAKND
- the LOC123922655 gene encoding protein FAR1-RELATED SEQUENCE 5-like, which gives rise to MENYDESADVDVDVDSIHSSERDSWDEELDDEESYSISNMNQSSVDGDHSADNGNDDGDAVGCNSQIRFDTITAEEIRSMEFATLNEAYDFYYRYGKYNGFAVRKGDSRVRGSEGNKVIKMKQFVCNKHGVREKRHLVRVDRKLEHRRLTRTKCGARLRVKYKAEKDRYVVSAFEETHNHELTPARFVHLHPVYRKISEVDKAQVDSLQKRGIRTCHIMGYMVAQKGGYADVGFTKKDLYNYFDKKMRAVIKDGDVAAALNYLNMKSSSDPMLYAEYAVDNVNGRMKTLFWADGISRTDYFCFGDVLAFDTTYRKNKYNYPLVVFSGCNHHSQTVIFGAALVSDETTETYKWVLRCFLECMEGKQPKAVVTDGDGAMREAIKQIFPDANHRLCAWHLNKNASENVKNGNNFLDGFSKAMYSNFTIDEFEEYWSQMIKENGVQGHPWVVKTYENRSLWATAYLRDNFFGRIRTTSQCEAVNAIIKSYVRKQGCIFEFMNNFDQALRDYRNNELVADFKSSSTDPVLSTQLHVIESHAGKIYTAELFKEVRHEILKAGELIVREKSEVGEV